The DNA window GTGAGCATGGTGCGCGCGGTCGAAGCGTCGCTCCAGCGACTGCAGACCGACCACATCGACCTGCTCTACTTCCACCTCGACGACCGCTCGGTTCCCCTCGAAGACAGCCTGGGCACCGCGCAGTGGCTCATCGAGTCCGGCAAGGTGCGGTACCTCGGTGCGTCGAACTTCACGGCCGAGCGCCTCGTCGAGGCGAGAATCCTCAGTGCCGCCGGTTACCCGCGATTCGAAGCGCTCGAGACGCACTACAGCCTCCTGCACCGCGGCCCGTTTGAAGGCGACCTCGGGCTCGTCAGTCGTGGCCAGGGCCTTGGCGTCATGCCGTACTTCGGTCTCGAGAACGGGTTCCTCACCGGCAAGTACCGCAGCCGAGCAGATCTCGATGATTCGGCCCGCAGTGCACGGGTCAGCCGTCACCTCAACCGGAACGGCCTGCGGGTGCTGCACGCGCTCGATCTCGTCGCGAAGGAGCAAGACGCTCCGATCGCGTCGATCGCCCTCGCCTGGCTTCTCAACCGCCCGGGTGTTGTGGCGCCGGTTGCGAGCGCGTCGCGGCCAGAGCAGGTCGACGCGCTCGTGCAGGCAGCGGCCATCAGGCTCACCCGCACGCAGATGGTCGAGCTCGAGCGGGCAACCAGAGTCTGAGTCCCGCCAGAGCCTGAGTCATCCAGAGCCTGAGCCTCACCAGAGTCGGAGTCATCCAGAGTCTGAGCCTCACCAGAGTCGGAGTCCCATCAGAGTCTGAGTACCTCCCGGCTCGCGCGTTGTCCTCAGCGTGTCCTGCCGTAGTGTTGAGGGTGATGAACGGGTCGATTGAACTTCCGCTCGATGTTGCCGAGCTGTCCTTTGCGGCTTCCGGTGATTCGCTCGTTCGGCGCACCATCCTGCCGAGCGGGGTGCGCATCCTCTCGGAGAATGTGCTCGGCTCACGCAGCGCGACCCTGGGCTACTGGGTGGCCGTTGGTTCCCGTGACGAACTTCCCGGCGACGATGGGGATGGCGACGTCCCCGCTCGTGAGTCCGGGTTCGGTTCCACGCACTTCCTGGAGCACCTCCTGTTCAAGGGAACAGCGAAACGCACAGCTTTCGATATCGCCATAGCGTTCGACTCGGTCGGCGGGGAGAGCAACGCGCTCACCGCCAAGGAATACACCTGCTATTACGCCAGGGTGCGTGACATCGACCTCGACATGGCCGTCGAAACGCTCACCGACATGCTCACATCGTCGCTGCTCGACCCGACCGAGTTCGAAAACGAACGCGGAGTGATCCTCGAAGAACTCGCCATGGCCGAGGACGACCCGGCGGATGTGGCGACCGAGAATCTGTTCGCCGCCGTGTTCGGCGACCACGCCCTCGGCCGGCCGATCGGCGGAACCCCGCAGGCCATCCGTGAGGCGACCCGCGATGCGGTGCTCAGGCACTACCGCGCCAACTACCGGCCGCAGGACCTCGTCGTCACCGCCGCCGGTGCTGTCGACCACGACGAACTCGTTGCAGGGGTCACCCGTGCCCTCGTCGACGCGGGCTGGGACCTCTCCACGCCGGCCCGGCCGGTCGAGCGTCGCATGCTTCCCGCGGCTTCGGTCACGCGGCAGACCGCGCTCGTCGTTGCGTCACGCCCGATCGAACAGGTGCACCTGCTGGTCGGAATGCCGGGGCTGATGGCATCCGACGATCGCCGGATGACGATGAGCGTCCTCAACTCGATCCTGGGGGGCGGGATGTCGTCGCGCCTGTTCCAGGAGATCCGGGAGCGCAGGGGGCTTGCCTACTCCGTGTACTCGTTCGCGGCGTCATACTCGGATGCCGGAGTGTTCGGCATGTACGGCGCCTGCTCACCGGCGAAAGCCCGGCAGGTCGCCGACCTCATGCTCGATGAACTTCGATCCATTGCGGCCGATGGCGTCACCGAAGACGAGTTGCGACGCGCGCACGGTCAGCTGTCCGGAGCGAGCGCCCTCGCCCTCGAGGAGTCCGAGACCCGCATGTCTCGGCTCGGCCGGGCGGAAATCACCCTCGGCGAATTCACCGATCTCGACGAGAGCCTGCGCCGTCTCTACCTGGTCACCGCCGCCGACGTCCAGGATCTCGCGCGTGAACTTTTGAACCAACCGCTGTCCCTCTCCGCCGTCGGAGCCGTCGATGATGACGTGTTCGCTGGCTTCGGAGAGTCCGTGAAGGAGCTGTCATGACCCAGTACATTTACCTCGTCCGCCACGGCGAGCAGCAGGATGCCCAGCACGGCATGCCCGACGGGCCGCTGTCGGCGCGGGGTCGCAGGCAGGCGGAGCACCTCGCTGAGCGGATCGGCGGGCTGCCGATCACGGCGACACTGCACTCGCCGCTGCAGCGCGCTGCCGAGACCGCCCGCATCATCCACGAGCGGCTCCCGGCCATCGATCCCGAGCCGAGCGCACTGCTCTTTGACTGCGTACCGACCGGCAAGCTGCCCGAGATGCCCAACGCGTACGAGCCGTTCTTCGGTGCGGTGACCGAGGCGGAGATCGAAGCTGGTGCTGCGCAGATGTCGGATGCCGTCGCCGAATTCCTGGCGCCGCGCAAAGGCGACCGTCATGACGTGTTGATCACGCACAATTTTGTCATTGCCTGGTTCGTGCGCGAGGTGCTTGGCGCTCCTGACTGGCGCTGGATGACACTCGACCAGGCGCACTGCGGGCTCACGATCATCCAGCGGAAGCCGGGCCGACCGTGGACGCTGCTGACGCACAACGACCTCGGGCATCTGCCCGTCGAGTTGCGCACCGGCCTGCCGGAACCGCTCCCGGTCTGACCGGACGGCCGGGGTCCCCGTCTCGCCGCTATGGCGGAGGCAGGGGAGTGGCCCGCTAGGAGGCGAGCGCCTTGAAGTACCAGTCGGTCGCGTTCGGGTTGTCGTTGTACGGCTCGATCGACGCGTACCCCGACCGGCGGTACAGGCCGCCGGCTGCCTCGAGAGACGCATTGGTGTCGAGCACGACCTCGGTCGCACCGAGCGCGGCGGCACGACTCTCGAGCTCTGCGAGGAGTTGCTTGCCCCACCCACGACCGCGGGACTCCGGCCGCAGGTAGAGGTGCTTGACCTCGAAGCGTGACGGTGTCAGCGAACGGACGCCGCCGCATCCGACCGCGCGTCCGTCCTCGAAGGCAATAACGAAATCGCCCACGGGGGGCACGAAGCGCTCCGGGCTCGGAAAGTTGACGACGTAGTCGCCGCCGACGAAGCCCATTTCACGGGCTGTGAAGTACTCCGTGAGAAGTTCGGTGGCGAGGGGATCGGTCACGGGGACGCTGTCAAACGTAAGCACAGCACCAGTTTAGGGACGGATTCGCCTCGTGAGGCGCGGCCGCTCGTGCCGGTTCCCCGCGGCGACCTTGTAGATTGGCAGCATGGTAACGAGAGTGGCTGTCGTCGGAGCAAGCGGCACAATGGGTCAGCTTTTCACCCGGCTCATCGATGAATCCGAGGACTTCGCCGTCTACGCGAAGCTCGGTTCTGCCAGTTCTCTCAACGAGATGAACGGTGCCGACCTCGTGGTGGATGTCACGACCCCCGCGGTCAGTACGACCGTCGTTACCCACGCCATCCGTGAGGGCATCAACGTTCTCGTCGGCACGTCCGGGTGGTCCTCCGATCGCCTCGCGGCGCTTGGCACCCAGCTGGCCGACACCGAGACGGGTGTTGTGGTCATTCCGAACTTCTCGCTCGGTTCCGTGCTCGGAACGACTCTCGCGACGATCGCCAGCCGATTCTTCGACTCGATCGAGATCGTCGAGGCGCACCGTGCCACCAAGGTCGACTCACCGAGCGGCACGGCCGTGCGTACCGCCGAGCTCATCGGCGAGGCGCGCACCGGTCTCGGGCCGGTCGTTGCCCCGCACGTCGATCAGCGTGCGCGCGGCCAGCAGGTATCGAGCATCCCGATCCACAGCCTCCGGCTCAACGGCCTTATCGCCCGCCAGGAGGTCATTTTCGGCGGGGCGGGGGAGACTCTCACAATCTCGCACAGCACCATCGACCCCAGCTCGTACGAGCAGGGAATCCTCCTCGCGCTCGGCGCTGCCCGAACGGCGACGGGACTCACCGTCGGACTCGAGCGCATCATGGACCTCGGGATCACCCGCTCGTGACCACCCGAATCGGCGTCGTCGTCATGGCAGCGCTGCTCGCGCTGTATCTCGTGCTCGTTGGCCAGCGTGCCGTGCTCTTTATCGCGACAGGGGAACCCGTTGCGATCGCGATCGGCGTTGCACTGTTCGTGCTCCCGGTGGTCGGGGTGTGGGCATTGACCCGCGAGATTTTGTTCGGGGTGCGTGCCGAGCGACTCGGCCGTCTACTGGAGTCGAACGGCGAACTGCCGGATGACGAACTGCCCGTGCGTCCAAGCGGGCGGGTCGAGCGCGACGCCGCCGACGAGGTGTTCCCTCGCTACCAGGCCGCGGTTGAGGCCGCACCGACCGACTGGAAGGCGCGGTACCGGCTGGGACTGGCGTACGACGGGGCTGGCGACCGGCGTCGGGCGCGGTCCGCGATCCGCGAGGCGATTCACCTCTACTCGCGCTGAGCGGTCGGGCGTTCGGACGATAACGGTTGCTTACACCCGTGCTCGGACGAAAAGGGTTGCTCACGCCCTCGCTCGGACGGAAAGGGTTGCTGAATCTCTCGGGGAGCAGCCGTTTCTGGCCGAGCAGGGCACTAACGACCGTTTGTGGCCGAGCAAAGGGCGTGCGGGCGGATGCCTGCGCGTGACGCGTCCCTGCGGCGACCGTTGCTCGCGCGGACGAAAAGGGTTGCTCACTCTCTTGCTCGGTCGAAAAGGGTCGCTCACGCCCGTGCTCGGGCGAAAAGGGTTGCTGAATCTCTCGGGGAGCAGCCGTTTCTGGCCGAGCAGCGCACGAACGACCGTTTGTGACCGAGCGGGGCCGTGTGGGGCGGATGCCTGCGCCTGGCGCGTCCCGGCGGCGACCGGTTGCTCGCGCGGTCGAAGAGGGTTGCGCACTCCCTTGCTCGGACGGAAAGGGTTGCTCACGCCTCGCCCGGGCGAAAAGGGTTACTCCCACCCTTGCGCGGACGGAAAGGGTCGCTGAATCTCTCGGGGAGCAGCCGTTTCTGGCCGAGCAGCGCACGAACGACCGTTTGTGACCGAGCGGGGCAGCCCGCGTGGGCGGATGCTTGGGACCGGCGGCGCAGGACGGCGATTCAACCGACCAGCTTTGGAGGCATGGCTTTCTGACAGACTGCTTCGATGAGCGACCGCGTGCTTCCCTCGGCTGACCCCGAGATCGAATCGACGATTGACGACTTTGAGCGATTCTTCTCGGAACTCATCGGGGACGTCGCCGATATCGCGCGAAGTGCACCCAACGACATCGTCAGGACCCTGACGGTTGCGCCTCACAACACACTCGCATGTCGAGTGGGAGTCACCGCCGAGCAGTTCCTCCATATTTCAATGGACGACAACGGCTGGGAACTGGACGGTTACGCAGCAGACGATGTAGCGCTGGCCAAACGGATTCTCACAGCCGCGATCGACGGAAGGGTCAGCAAGCGGACGTCGCCCGCTCGATCTGAGATGACAGTCCGCTTCACCGACGGAACGACCATGTCAACGTCGAGTGTCGACGGGTGTGCCGCGCTTCTTATCCCTCAGCCGGGCTGGCGCCGATGGGGCAGCCTCACGACGTACGAGCCGTACCGAAGCGCGTAATCCAGGAAAAGCCGGGGCCGCGGGGTGCGGGGAGCGCCCGCAGCTCAGCGGCCGCGCTCCAGCGCCGCATCCACGGCCTGCTCCATGATGCCG is part of the Mycetocola zhujimingii genome and encodes:
- a CDS encoding M16 family metallopeptidase; this translates as MNGSIELPLDVAELSFAASGDSLVRRTILPSGVRILSENVLGSRSATLGYWVAVGSRDELPGDDGDGDVPARESGFGSTHFLEHLLFKGTAKRTAFDIAIAFDSVGGESNALTAKEYTCYYARVRDIDLDMAVETLTDMLTSSLLDPTEFENERGVILEELAMAEDDPADVATENLFAAVFGDHALGRPIGGTPQAIREATRDAVLRHYRANYRPQDLVVTAAGAVDHDELVAGVTRALVDAGWDLSTPARPVERRMLPAASVTRQTALVVASRPIEQVHLLVGMPGLMASDDRRMTMSVLNSILGGGMSSRLFQEIRERRGLAYSVYSFAASYSDAGVFGMYGACSPAKARQVADLMLDELRSIAADGVTEDELRRAHGQLSGASALALEESETRMSRLGRAEITLGEFTDLDESLRRLYLVTAADVQDLARELLNQPLSLSAVGAVDDDVFAGFGESVKELS
- the dapB gene encoding 4-hydroxy-tetrahydrodipicolinate reductase, with the protein product MVTRVAVVGASGTMGQLFTRLIDESEDFAVYAKLGSASSLNEMNGADLVVDVTTPAVSTTVVTHAIREGINVLVGTSGWSSDRLAALGTQLADTETGVVVIPNFSLGSVLGTTLATIASRFFDSIEIVEAHRATKVDSPSGTAVRTAELIGEARTGLGPVVAPHVDQRARGQQVSSIPIHSLRLNGLIARQEVIFGGAGETLTISHSTIDPSSYEQGILLALGAARTATGLTVGLERIMDLGITRS
- a CDS encoding GNAT family N-acetyltransferase encodes the protein MLTFDSVPVTDPLATELLTEYFTAREMGFVGGDYVVNFPSPERFVPPVGDFVIAFEDGRAVGCGGVRSLTPSRFEVKHLYLRPESRGRGWGKQLLAELESRAAALGATEVVLDTNASLEAAGGLYRRSGYASIEPYNDNPNATDWYFKALAS
- a CDS encoding aldo/keto reductase gives rise to the protein MTPRLLTAEPGTDPVDDLTTDTTRISGSAGRPWAAADESAASNPAVVAPLEVHPSAPIQILGSSGSIGASMRRALGETDLEVFPVALGTSVFGWTAQSDASTGILNRYADCGGNFIDTADSYSAGRSEHIIGTWMARRGNRDDMVVATKVGNHPDNPGLGPVSMVRAVEASLQRLQTDHIDLLYFHLDDRSVPLEDSLGTAQWLIESGKVRYLGASNFTAERLVEARILSAAGYPRFEALETHYSLLHRGPFEGDLGLVSRGQGLGVMPYFGLENGFLTGKYRSRADLDDSARSARVSRHLNRNGLRVLHALDLVAKEQDAPIASIALAWLLNRPGVVAPVASASRPEQVDALVQAAAIRLTRTQMVELERATRV
- a CDS encoding histidine phosphatase family protein; amino-acid sequence: MTQYIYLVRHGEQQDAQHGMPDGPLSARGRRQAEHLAERIGGLPITATLHSPLQRAAETARIIHERLPAIDPEPSALLFDCVPTGKLPEMPNAYEPFFGAVTEAEIEAGAAQMSDAVAEFLAPRKGDRHDVLITHNFVIAWFVREVLGAPDWRWMTLDQAHCGLTIIQRKPGRPWTLLTHNDLGHLPVELRTGLPEPLPV